The following are encoded in a window of Geobacter metallireducens GS-15 genomic DNA:
- the fusA gene encoding elongation factor G: protein MQHPPLDSIRNIGIISHIDAGKTTVSERILFYTGETHKIGEVHDGEAVMDWMPQEQERGITITSTATVCRWGAWWINLIDTPGHIDFTIEVERSLRALDGAVAIFSAVEGVQPQSESVWRQADRYQVPRICFINKMDRVGADYRETLRQMEEKLGARPVLLQLPVGVEASFAGVVDLIAGEFLTFSEADQGSTVERHPIPAEIAGEAMAVREELIEAAADFDDAILADFLEGTAIAAERIRAAIRKGTIACRIVPVFLGTALRNRGIQPLLDAVAAYLPSPRDIPPVTGQRPDGEAVDSLPCDPAGPLCALAFKVQADEGRKLTYLRIYSGTVKAGGALWNSNRGCFEKAARLFRMHAHKREPIDEALAGDIVAAIGLKEVLTGDTLCDPAHKVLLSGLTVPEPVVALAVEPRGVDDRDKLLPALEKLQWEDPTFRVHEDEETGQTILTGMGELHLEVVTDRLGREFGVQVKTGRPQVVYRETITRPAERQEVFRTEFEGKVQGGEVHLRLAPLHRGEGVRIVVPPAEVLGITRELHTALTESLTRGASTGCVTGYPLTDLEVRVITVPVEQGVTTEGGVRAAAGRGLMRAARDGAPTLLEPLMDLEIITPTEYAGKVLGSVQQKRGRVEGIITQGNTEAIRALVPLAEMFGYMTELRSATKGRGGFTMEFSRFDQAPASVLQQFGLA, encoded by the coding sequence ATGCAGCACCCGCCCCTCGACTCCATCCGCAACATCGGCATAATCTCCCACATCGACGCCGGCAAAACCACGGTCTCCGAGAGGATCCTCTTCTACACCGGAGAAACCCACAAAATAGGAGAGGTTCACGACGGTGAGGCAGTCATGGACTGGATGCCCCAGGAGCAGGAGCGGGGAATCACCATCACCTCCACCGCCACGGTCTGCCGTTGGGGTGCATGGTGGATCAACCTCATCGACACCCCCGGCCACATCGACTTCACCATCGAGGTGGAACGGAGCTTGCGCGCCCTCGACGGCGCCGTGGCCATCTTCAGTGCCGTGGAAGGGGTACAGCCCCAGAGCGAGTCGGTCTGGCGTCAGGCCGACCGCTACCAGGTTCCCCGCATCTGCTTCATCAACAAGATGGACCGGGTCGGCGCCGACTACCGGGAAACCCTCCGGCAGATGGAGGAGAAACTGGGCGCTAGGCCGGTACTCCTGCAGCTGCCGGTGGGAGTTGAGGCCTCCTTCGCCGGCGTTGTGGACCTCATCGCAGGAGAATTCCTCACCTTCAGCGAGGCCGACCAGGGAAGCACCGTGGAGCGCCACCCCATTCCCGCAGAGATCGCCGGTGAAGCCATGGCCGTGCGGGAAGAACTCATAGAGGCCGCCGCTGACTTCGATGACGCCATCCTCGCCGATTTCCTTGAAGGGACGGCGATCGCGGCGGAACGGATCCGCGCGGCGATCCGGAAAGGAACCATAGCGTGCCGGATCGTTCCGGTATTCCTGGGAACGGCCCTGCGCAACAGGGGGATCCAGCCCCTCCTCGATGCCGTGGCCGCCTACCTCCCCTCCCCCCGCGACATCCCTCCGGTAACCGGGCAACGCCCCGATGGCGAAGCCGTTGACTCCCTCCCCTGCGATCCGGCCGGCCCGCTGTGCGCCCTCGCCTTCAAGGTCCAGGCGGACGAAGGGAGAAAACTCACCTATCTCCGCATCTATTCGGGGACCGTGAAGGCGGGAGGAGCCCTCTGGAACAGCAACCGCGGCTGTTTCGAGAAGGCGGCGCGCCTCTTTAGGATGCACGCCCACAAGCGGGAGCCGATCGACGAAGCCCTGGCCGGAGACATCGTGGCCGCCATCGGCCTCAAGGAAGTGCTCACCGGCGACACCCTCTGCGATCCGGCCCACAAGGTGCTCCTCTCCGGCCTCACGGTGCCGGAGCCCGTGGTGGCCCTGGCCGTTGAGCCTAGAGGGGTCGACGACCGGGACAAGCTCCTTCCGGCCCTGGAAAAGCTCCAGTGGGAAGACCCCACCTTCCGGGTCCACGAGGACGAGGAGACCGGCCAGACGATCCTCACGGGAATGGGGGAACTGCACCTGGAGGTGGTCACCGACCGCCTGGGACGTGAGTTCGGCGTTCAGGTGAAGACCGGCCGTCCCCAGGTGGTTTACCGGGAAACCATCACCCGTCCGGCGGAACGCCAAGAGGTCTTCCGGACCGAGTTCGAGGGGAAGGTCCAGGGGGGAGAAGTGCACCTGCGGCTGGCCCCCCTTCACCGGGGAGAAGGGGTACGGATCGTGGTACCGCCGGCAGAGGTTCTCGGCATCACCAGGGAATTGCACACAGCGCTCACCGAAAGCCTCACCCGGGGGGCCTCCACCGGCTGCGTCACCGGCTACCCCCTCACCGACCTGGAGGTGCGGGTGATTACCGTGCCGGTGGAACAGGGCGTCACCACCGAGGGCGGGGTGCGGGCTGCCGCAGGCCGGGGACTCATGCGCGCAGCCCGTGACGGTGCGCCAACCCTCCTGGAACCCCTCATGGATCTGGAGATCATCACCCCCACCGAGTATGCCGGCAAGGTTCTCGGATCGGTCCAGCAGAAGCGGGGACGGGTAGAGGGAATCATCACCCAGGGGAACACCGAGGCGATCCGGGCACTCGTCCCCCTGGCCGAGATGTTCGGCTACATGACCGAGCTGCGGAGCGCCACCAAGGGGCGCGGCGGGTTCACCATGGAGTTCTCCCGCTTCGACCAGGCCCCCGCTTCAGTGCTCCAGCAATTCGGTCTGGCGTGA
- a CDS encoding PilZ domain-containing protein: protein MDVTEQRHFQRVPFTTESTIEFGGKQHGAEVVDICLKGALLKLSGPPQCRRGDACTVSFVLVNSDIVVHFEAEVAHLRDQFLGVKLLKIDIDSMIHLRNIVELNTADPDQVRKELSFLYREE from the coding sequence ATGGATGTGACTGAGCAGAGGCATTTCCAGAGGGTACCATTCACCACGGAATCCACCATTGAATTTGGAGGGAAGCAGCACGGGGCCGAGGTGGTCGACATCTGCCTCAAAGGCGCGCTGCTCAAGCTTTCCGGGCCTCCGCAATGCAGGCGTGGCGATGCCTGTACCGTCTCCTTCGTCCTCGTCAACTCGGATATCGTCGTCCACTTCGAGGCAGAGGTTGCCCACCTCCGTGACCAGTTCCTCGGTGTCAAACTTCTGAAAATTGACATTGACTCCATGATCCACCTGCGCAATATCGTGGAGCTCAACACCGCCGATCCCGACCAGGTCCGCAAGGAACTCTCCTTTCTCTACCGCGAGGAATGA
- a CDS encoding RCKP-type rubredoxin-like domain-containing protein has translation MATWKCSTCGFTKEGRCKPQKCPQCQEKGNFEKQE, from the coding sequence ATGGCAACCTGGAAATGCAGCACCTGCGGCTTTACCAAGGAGGGGCGGTGCAAGCCCCAGAAATGTCCCCAATGCCAGGAAAAGGGGAACTTTGAGAAGCAGGAATAG
- a CDS encoding thermonuclease family protein: protein MRIVTIILALAVFTAASSLSYASPSKTLEGTVAKVLDGDTLLLLSGARTVKVRLFGIDAPEVRRKLRPGQPFGSEAKQALEKKVAGKKVVVDVVDVDKNLLVIGVLTTEGRDIDREMIEEGWAWAYRQRLREPFTSRYVSAENKARKTRLGLWRQENPQPPWSFRFEQKIH, encoded by the coding sequence ATGCGTATTGTGACGATCATCCTGGCCCTTGCAGTTTTCACTGCCGCCTCTTCCCTCTCGTACGCATCACCCTCGAAGACCCTTGAGGGGACTGTTGCCAAGGTTCTGGACGGTGACACGCTCTTGCTGCTGTCCGGTGCAAGAACCGTAAAGGTCCGGCTGTTCGGTATCGATGCTCCCGAAGTTCGTCGAAAGTTGCGGCCGGGGCAACCCTTCGGTTCGGAAGCCAAGCAGGCTCTGGAGAAAAAGGTTGCCGGGAAAAAGGTCGTCGTTGATGTGGTCGATGTGGACAAGAACCTTTTGGTCATCGGCGTGCTCACAACTGAGGGGCGGGATATCGACCGCGAGATGATAGAAGAGGGGTGGGCCTGGGCCTACCGGCAACGCCTCAGGGAGCCCTTCACGTCACGGTATGTTTCCGCCGAGAATAAAGCGAGGAAAACGCGCCTGGGGCTGTGGAGGCAGGAAAACCCCCAGCCCCCCTGGTCCTTCAGGTTTGAGCAGAAGATTCACTGA
- a CDS encoding nitrite/sulfite reductase, with the protein MFDPQSVRIDGVYEQRQPGNFMLRIKVPAGIISTEQALRVAEIADRFAGGSVHLTTRGSIELHWLKQENLAEAWRMLASVGLTTRGACGGAVRGVVCAMPGDAGYGAAQLLARRLLAHFTHNPRFEGLPKKFKIGVFTGYGDGRHLIQDLSVILREGADGNSSYDVWIAGGLGREPHASFLLEEGVAGERLIPLAEAIISLYRELTPKGKRLKHLVRERGREEFVKLVRERVAAIPPLSLGAGLATPLTSAPREGAAERLTAGIFAGELGTKRFVDLAEIARQYAGGYMVVTGEQNVLFILDDGALRDDAARALAAAGFGCDSPAERVCFRICPGNHECKMGLSPTRDVARELAGTLGEAGERLSWSICGCPNSCSHPQLADVGIATVKSVKDEQGERHPLFDLYRRYGTDGFGVVVRHGIGIDELLEAVREIG; encoded by the coding sequence ATGTTCGACCCGCAAAGCGTGCGGATAGACGGGGTGTACGAGCAACGGCAACCGGGCAATTTCATGCTCCGGATCAAGGTTCCGGCAGGGATCATCTCCACGGAACAGGCCCTCAGGGTGGCTGAGATCGCCGACCGGTTCGCCGGCGGTTCGGTTCATCTGACTACCCGGGGAAGTATTGAGCTCCATTGGCTGAAACAGGAAAACCTGGCGGAAGCATGGCGGATGCTGGCATCGGTGGGACTGACCACGCGGGGAGCATGCGGCGGCGCGGTGCGCGGCGTGGTCTGCGCCATGCCCGGCGATGCCGGCTATGGCGCTGCCCAACTCCTGGCGCGCCGGCTTCTGGCGCATTTCACCCACAACCCCCGGTTCGAAGGGCTCCCCAAGAAGTTCAAGATCGGCGTATTCACCGGTTACGGTGACGGGCGGCACCTGATCCAGGACCTTTCCGTCATTCTTCGGGAAGGGGCCGATGGGAACAGCAGCTATGACGTTTGGATCGCGGGAGGGCTCGGACGGGAGCCCCACGCATCCTTTCTCCTGGAAGAGGGAGTTGCGGGAGAGCGCCTCATCCCCCTGGCCGAGGCGATCATTTCCCTGTACCGGGAATTGACCCCCAAGGGGAAGCGGCTCAAGCATCTCGTGCGGGAACGAGGTCGTGAGGAGTTCGTGAAGCTCGTTCGGGAGCGTGTCGCGGCGATTCCCCCTCTCTCCCTCGGCGCAGGGCTTGCCACCCCCCTGACGTCTGCCCCTCGCGAGGGAGCGGCCGAGCGGCTCACGGCGGGGATATTTGCCGGCGAACTGGGGACGAAGAGGTTTGTTGACCTTGCGGAGATCGCACGGCAGTATGCAGGGGGCTACATGGTCGTCACAGGGGAACAGAATGTCCTGTTTATCCTCGATGATGGGGCGCTACGCGATGATGCGGCCCGGGCCCTGGCGGCGGCCGGCTTTGGCTGCGATTCTCCGGCGGAGAGGGTTTGCTTCCGGATCTGCCCCGGCAACCACGAGTGCAAGATGGGTCTCTCGCCAACCCGCGATGTGGCCCGGGAGCTTGCCGGTACTCTGGGGGAGGCGGGGGAACGCCTCTCCTGGTCCATTTGCGGCTGCCCCAACTCCTGCTCCCATCCCCAACTGGCCGACGTGGGGATAGCCACCGTGAAAAGTGTCAAGGACGAACAGGGCGAGCGGCATCCCCTCTTCGATCTCTATCGCCGCTACGGCACCGACGGCTTCGGCGTTGTAGTCCGTCATGGTATCGGCATTGACGAGCTTCTGGAGGCGGTGCGAGAGATCGGGTGA
- the mscL gene encoding large conductance mechanosensitive channel protein MscL → MGMMEEFKEFAVKGNVVDLAVGVIIGGAFGKIVTSFVSDIVMPPLGLIMGKVNFTDLFINLSGKPFDSLKAAKDAGAPVISYGVFINTLIDFIIIAFVIFMVIKQINRFKKEPAPAPPNTKECPHCLSAVPIKATKCAFCTSDIK, encoded by the coding sequence ATGGGAATGATGGAAGAGTTCAAGGAGTTCGCGGTCAAGGGGAATGTGGTTGACCTGGCGGTCGGTGTGATTATTGGTGGTGCGTTCGGCAAGATCGTCACGTCATTCGTCAGCGACATCGTCATGCCTCCCCTCGGGCTTATCATGGGGAAGGTGAACTTCACCGACCTGTTCATAAACCTTTCCGGCAAACCCTTCGACAGCCTCAAGGCCGCCAAGGATGCCGGAGCCCCGGTCATCAGCTACGGCGTCTTCATCAACACACTGATCGACTTCATTATCATCGCCTTCGTCATCTTCATGGTCATCAAGCAGATCAACCGTTTCAAGAAAGAGCCGGCACCCGCTCCACCCAACACCAAGGAGTGCCCCCACTGCCTGTCGGCCGTTCCCATCAAGGCCACCAAATGCGCTTTCTGCACTTCTGACATCAAGTAA
- a CDS encoding efflux RND transporter periplasmic adaptor subunit, whose product MNVSKICMHALLLFAVPLAGCKGDEAKKSPAVKPPVAVEVIAVAPRDLVEGVEVTGSLEPKFYADVKTQIPGLVKQVYVTEWLRVRKGTPLARIDVAEAEAMVKRAEASVESARAGLAQAQVGANRAERELTRILKLKESGLATQQGVDDARTESAAAQARIEAAQAQIRVAQEEVRQARARQAKGLVVSPLDGVVALRDVNVGDLASDAAASKPIFRIVDNRVLNLTVTVPSADSARVKVGQPLEFTVDALPGKTFMGRVMYINPELSSADRSLRVIAEVRNDGDRLKGGLFAKGRIITGQRPKVVQVPRGALTTWDTAARKGNLFIVAGTTAKLRQVETGAVSGDSVEIVKGVGAGEQIVARGGFNLKDGDTVSVAGGRK is encoded by the coding sequence ATGAACGTATCAAAAATATGCATGCATGCCTTGCTTCTTTTCGCGGTTCCCCTTGCCGGTTGCAAGGGAGACGAAGCGAAGAAGTCCCCGGCGGTGAAACCGCCGGTGGCGGTGGAGGTCATTGCCGTTGCCCCCCGGGACCTGGTGGAAGGGGTCGAGGTGACCGGCAGCCTGGAACCGAAGTTCTATGCCGATGTGAAGACCCAGATTCCGGGGCTCGTGAAGCAGGTCTATGTGACTGAATGGCTGCGGGTCCGCAAGGGGACCCCCCTTGCCCGAATCGACGTGGCCGAGGCGGAGGCAATGGTGAAGCGGGCTGAGGCGTCGGTGGAGTCGGCCCGGGCCGGCTTGGCCCAGGCCCAGGTGGGGGCAAACCGGGCGGAGCGGGAGCTGACCCGGATTCTCAAACTGAAGGAATCGGGGCTCGCGACTCAGCAGGGGGTAGACGACGCCCGCACCGAGTCGGCCGCGGCTCAGGCCAGGATAGAGGCGGCCCAGGCCCAGATCCGGGTGGCCCAGGAAGAGGTGCGCCAGGCCCGGGCACGGCAGGCAAAGGGGCTTGTGGTCTCTCCCCTCGATGGAGTAGTGGCCCTGCGGGATGTGAACGTGGGGGATCTGGCAAGCGACGCCGCCGCCAGCAAGCCCATATTCCGGATAGTGGACAACCGTGTCCTTAACCTGACGGTCACCGTTCCCTCGGCCGATTCGGCCCGGGTCAAGGTGGGACAGCCGCTGGAGTTCACCGTGGACGCCCTCCCCGGGAAAACCTTCATGGGCAGGGTGATGTACATCAATCCGGAACTCTCCTCTGCCGACCGGTCGCTGCGGGTGATCGCCGAAGTGAGAAATGACGGAGACCGCCTCAAGGGAGGGCTCTTCGCCAAGGGACGGATTATCACTGGCCAGCGGCCCAAGGTGGTTCAGGTCCCCCGTGGGGCCTTGACCACGTGGGATACGGCGGCCCGGAAGGGGAACCTGTTCATTGTCGCCGGCACCACCGCGAAGCTCAGGCAGGTGGAGACCGGAGCCGTCAGCGGCGATTCAGTGGAGATCGTGAAAGGGGTAGGGGCCGGCGAGCAGATCGTGGCCCGCGGAGGCTTCAACCTCAAGGACGGGGATACGGTTTCCGTTGCCGGTGGAAGGAAGTAG
- a CDS encoding ABC-F family ATP-binding cassette domain-containing protein, translated as MIHLSNITKQHGAQVLFRDASFQILPGTRTGLVGPNGAGKTTIFRIITGEEEVDAGEMTCAKKTTVGYFSQDVGEMAGRSALEEVMAGSAETVRLAAELKEMEAAMCEPQSDDEMAALLERYGAAQEEFEHRGGYDLDTRAQTVLTGLGIGPDRFHHPVESFSGGWKMRIALAKILTLKPDVLLLDEPTNHLDVESIIWLEEWLANDFDGALLMTSHDRDFMNRIVTRIIEVANRTVTTYGGNYDFYERERDIRREQLLASHKRQQEMLAKEEEFIARFAARASHAAQVQSRVKKLEKIERIEIPAEERMVRFEFSEPPRSGEDVVVMENLGKVWQTPDGGEKPVFGGVSGIIRRLNKIAVVGVNGAGKSTFLKVLAGQTEPTTGTVTIGANVELGYFSQHAMEVLDPKKTVFETVQEAMPLANIGVIRNLLAAFLFQGDTVDKRVENLSGGEKSRVVLATLLARPVNFLVLDEPTNHLDIRSREILLDALRNFAGTVVIVSHDRHFLRSLVDRVFEVDHGEMRVYEGDYSYYLRKSHELHGLP; from the coding sequence ATGATTCACCTCTCGAACATCACCAAACAGCACGGCGCCCAAGTCCTGTTCCGGGACGCCAGCTTCCAGATCCTCCCTGGCACCCGCACCGGCCTGGTTGGCCCCAACGGCGCCGGCAAGACCACCATCTTCCGGATCATCACCGGCGAAGAAGAGGTGGACGCCGGCGAGATGACCTGCGCGAAGAAGACGACCGTCGGCTACTTCTCCCAGGACGTGGGGGAGATGGCGGGCCGTTCTGCCCTGGAGGAGGTCATGGCCGGCTCGGCGGAGACGGTCAGGCTCGCCGCCGAGCTAAAGGAGATGGAGGCGGCCATGTGCGAGCCCCAATCCGACGACGAAATGGCGGCGCTCCTGGAGCGCTACGGCGCGGCCCAGGAGGAGTTCGAGCACCGGGGAGGCTACGACCTCGACACCCGCGCCCAGACGGTTCTCACCGGCCTCGGCATCGGGCCGGACCGTTTCCATCACCCGGTGGAGTCCTTCAGCGGCGGGTGGAAGATGCGGATCGCCCTGGCGAAGATCCTTACCCTCAAGCCCGACGTCCTTCTCCTGGACGAGCCCACCAACCACCTGGACGTGGAGTCCATTATCTGGCTGGAGGAGTGGCTGGCCAACGACTTCGACGGGGCGCTCCTCATGACGAGCCACGATCGGGACTTCATGAACCGGATCGTGACCCGCATCATCGAGGTGGCCAACAGGACGGTCACCACCTACGGCGGCAACTACGATTTCTACGAGCGGGAGCGGGACATCCGGCGGGAGCAGCTCCTGGCAAGCCACAAGCGCCAGCAGGAGATGCTTGCCAAGGAGGAGGAATTCATCGCCCGGTTCGCCGCCCGTGCCTCCCACGCGGCCCAGGTGCAGTCACGGGTGAAGAAGCTGGAGAAGATCGAACGGATCGAGATCCCCGCCGAGGAGCGAATGGTCCGTTTCGAGTTCAGCGAGCCGCCGAGAAGCGGCGAGGACGTGGTAGTGATGGAGAATCTGGGGAAGGTCTGGCAGACCCCGGACGGGGGGGAGAAACCGGTCTTCGGCGGCGTTTCGGGCATCATCCGGCGGCTCAACAAGATCGCTGTGGTGGGGGTGAACGGCGCGGGGAAGTCTACCTTCCTCAAAGTCCTGGCGGGGCAGACCGAGCCCACGACCGGCACCGTGACCATCGGGGCCAACGTGGAGCTGGGCTACTTCAGCCAGCACGCCATGGAGGTTCTCGACCCGAAGAAGACCGTCTTCGAGACCGTGCAGGAGGCCATGCCCCTGGCGAACATCGGCGTCATCCGCAACCTCCTGGCGGCCTTCCTCTTTCAGGGGGATACCGTGGACAAGCGGGTCGAAAACCTCTCCGGCGGGGAGAAGAGCCGGGTGGTGCTGGCAACGCTCCTGGCCCGCCCCGTCAACTTCCTCGTTCTGGACGAGCCCACCAACCACCTGGACATCCGCTCCCGGGAGATCCTCCTGGACGCCCTCCGGAACTTCGCCGGCACCGTGGTCATCGTGAGCCACGACCGCCACTTCCTCCGCTCCCTGGTGGACCGGGTCTTCGAGGTGGATCACGGCGAGATGCGGGTCTACGAGGGGGATTACTCCTATTATCTTCGCAAGAGCCACGAGCTGCACGGCCTACCCTGA
- a CDS encoding efflux RND transporter permease subunit codes for MILSDLSIKRPIFAAVMMLVLVTLGIFSYRRLSVEMYPNVEFPVISIVTKYPGASPETVEREVSKRIEEAVNQIAGVKHVFSYSRESVSTVVVQFRLEERINEVSQEARAKINSVRGELPTGIEDPVIQKIDFNALPVVSLALQSGSLSQRELTTLMDKRIRKRFEGVAGVGKVEVVGGAKREVSVHVDPVRLESLGLGVNDVVAGLQSENVNTPLGRITRGGVEYPLRIEGKPDRVADYRAMVIAQKGGRPVTLGEVATVTDGVEERRTLALVNGAPAIGIDIYKQSGANQVEVVDNVRKTMEKVRRELPPGVELSLVRDGSIMTRQSLADVEETLVVGGILTIIIVFLFINSWRSTVITGVTLPISVISAFIVMNAMGMTLNVMTLMALSLAIGLLIDDAIVVRENIVRHLEMGKDHMEASRFGTSEIGLAVFATTMSILAVFVPVAFMKGIVGRFFFPFGITVSFAVLVSLFVSFTLDPMLSSRWHDPAIHAHGKRKGLARWLETFNDWFDRSADRYRLAIAWALDHRKTVVATAGITFFLGLALMGTLESSFMVDEDTSEFQVSFKSAPEASISETEDRLNRVLAALKGIPEIDHSYATIGAGDSGTVRDGLLYMKLKEKSARNRSQFEIERLVRERLRQVAGITFSIEKVGVIASTAKPLNVDLKGDDIALLKKYAAQLKELMYTIPGIVDISATLEHDIPEYRLRVDREKALSAGVSSNDVVMSLSRLVGGEAVTTYEDEDGDAVDVRVRLPEGLRENPAQVRDLKISVPDGAGGTKLIPLASVSTETVAATPTEVNRRDQSRLVTVSANLDRLPIGTAVKKVEGVSKKITMEPGYSINFSGEAEDMAESFGYMGESLMLAVVFVFLILAAQFESFFEPLAIMLSLPLSIVGMAGMLKLTGDTINIMVLIGLIMLMGLVTKNAILLVDYAKVLRRRDGLPRREAIIEAGRTRLRPIVMTTLAMIFGMLPLFLGIGAGGEGRAPMARAVIGGLITSSLLTLIVVPVMYTYMDDLALWLRRKWRGEEQRSNGGTGIS; via the coding sequence ATGATCCTCTCCGATCTTTCCATCAAGCGTCCCATCTTTGCCGCAGTGATGATGCTGGTGCTTGTGACCCTCGGCATCTTCTCCTACCGGCGGCTCTCGGTGGAGATGTATCCCAATGTGGAGTTTCCGGTCATCTCCATCGTCACCAAGTATCCCGGCGCCAGCCCCGAGACCGTGGAACGGGAGGTCTCCAAGCGGATCGAGGAGGCGGTGAACCAGATTGCCGGGGTGAAGCACGTCTTCTCCTATTCTCGGGAGAGCGTCTCCACGGTGGTGGTCCAGTTCCGGCTGGAGGAGCGGATCAATGAGGTGTCCCAGGAGGCCCGGGCCAAGATCAATTCCGTGCGGGGAGAGCTTCCCACCGGCATAGAAGACCCCGTTATCCAAAAGATCGATTTCAACGCCCTGCCGGTAGTGTCCCTGGCGCTCCAGTCCGGAAGCCTCTCACAGCGGGAGCTGACAACGCTCATGGACAAGCGGATCAGAAAGCGTTTCGAGGGTGTGGCCGGGGTCGGTAAGGTGGAGGTAGTGGGAGGGGCCAAGCGCGAGGTGAGTGTCCACGTGGACCCGGTGCGGCTGGAGTCCCTGGGGCTCGGAGTAAACGACGTGGTGGCGGGGCTTCAGAGTGAGAACGTGAACACTCCCCTTGGCCGCATCACCCGGGGAGGAGTCGAGTATCCCCTCCGCATCGAGGGAAAGCCGGACCGCGTGGCCGACTACCGCGCCATGGTCATCGCCCAGAAGGGGGGGCGCCCCGTAACCCTGGGGGAAGTGGCCACCGTCACCGACGGGGTGGAGGAGCGGCGGACCCTGGCCCTGGTGAACGGAGCGCCGGCCATCGGTATCGACATCTACAAGCAGTCGGGGGCCAACCAGGTGGAGGTGGTGGATAACGTCAGGAAGACCATGGAGAAGGTGCGGCGGGAGCTTCCGCCGGGGGTCGAACTCTCCCTGGTGCGCGATGGCTCCATCATGACCCGCCAATCTTTGGCCGACGTGGAGGAAACCCTTGTCGTCGGCGGCATTCTCACCATCATCATCGTCTTCCTGTTCATCAACTCCTGGCGCTCCACGGTCATCACCGGGGTGACGCTCCCCATCTCGGTCATCTCCGCCTTCATTGTCATGAACGCCATGGGGATGACCCTCAATGTCATGACCCTCATGGCGCTCTCCCTTGCCATCGGGCTCCTCATCGACGATGCCATCGTGGTGCGGGAGAATATTGTCCGGCACCTGGAGATGGGGAAGGACCACATGGAGGCCTCGCGGTTCGGCACCAGCGAGATCGGTCTGGCGGTTTTCGCCACGACTATGTCGATTCTTGCGGTTTTTGTGCCCGTGGCTTTCATGAAGGGGATCGTGGGGCGCTTCTTTTTCCCCTTCGGCATCACGGTTTCCTTCGCAGTGCTGGTGTCGCTCTTCGTCTCCTTCACCCTGGATCCGATGCTCTCTTCCCGCTGGCACGACCCGGCAATCCATGCCCACGGCAAACGGAAGGGGCTTGCCCGCTGGCTCGAAACCTTCAACGACTGGTTCGACCGGAGCGCCGACCGCTACCGCCTCGCCATCGCCTGGGCACTAGACCACCGCAAAACGGTGGTCGCCACGGCTGGCATCACCTTTTTCCTGGGGCTTGCCCTCATGGGGACCCTGGAATCATCATTCATGGTCGACGAGGATACGAGCGAGTTCCAGGTTTCGTTCAAGTCCGCCCCCGAGGCCAGCATCTCCGAAACCGAGGATCGGCTTAACCGGGTGCTGGCGGCACTGAAGGGCATTCCCGAGATCGACCATTCCTATGCCACCATCGGGGCCGGCGACAGCGGCACGGTGCGCGACGGGCTTCTCTACATGAAGCTGAAGGAAAAATCGGCCCGCAATCGGAGCCAGTTCGAGATAGAGCGCCTGGTGCGCGAGCGGCTGCGGCAGGTGGCCGGCATCACCTTTTCCATCGAAAAGGTGGGGGTCATCGCGAGCACGGCGAAACCCCTGAACGTTGACCTGAAAGGGGACGATATCGCCCTCCTCAAGAAGTACGCGGCCCAGCTCAAGGAGCTGATGTATACCATCCCGGGGATCGTCGACATCTCCGCCACCCTGGAGCACGACATCCCCGAGTACCGGCTCCGGGTCGACCGGGAGAAGGCCCTCTCTGCGGGCGTCTCCAGTAACGACGTTGTCATGTCCCTTTCCCGCCTCGTGGGGGGGGAGGCGGTCACTACCTACGAGGACGAGGACGGCGATGCCGTGGACGTTCGGGTCCGGCTTCCCGAGGGGCTGCGCGAGAATCCGGCCCAAGTGCGGGATTTGAAGATCTCGGTGCCTGACGGCGCGGGCGGCACCAAGCTGATACCTCTGGCGAGCGTCAGCACCGAAACCGTCGCCGCCACCCCCACCGAGGTGAACCGCCGCGACCAGTCGCGTCTTGTGACGGTGTCGGCGAACCTGGACCGGCTCCCCATCGGCACGGCGGTGAAGAAGGTGGAAGGGGTTTCGAAGAAGATCACCATGGAGCCGGGGTACAGCATCAACTTCTCCGGCGAGGCCGAGGATATGGCCGAATCCTTCGGCTACATGGGAGAATCGCTCATGCTGGCCGTGGTATTCGTCTTCCTTATTCTGGCCGCCCAGTTCGAGTCGTTCTTCGAGCCCCTGGCAATCATGCTGTCGCTGCCGCTCTCCATCGTCGGCATGGCCGGCATGCTGAAACTGACCGGCGACACCATCAATATCATGGTGCTCATCGGCCTCATCATGCTCATGGGACTTGTCACCAAGAACGCCATTCTGTTGGTGGACTACGCGAAGGTTCTCCGGCGGCGGGATGGCCTCCCGCGCCGGGAGGCGATTATCGAGGCGGGGCGGACGAGACTCCGCCCCATCGTCATGACCACCCTGGCCATGATCTTCGGCATGCTGCCGCTCTTTCTTGGTATCGGCGCTGGCGGCGAGGGGCGTGCTCCCATGGCCCGTGCCGTTATCGGCGGGCTCATCACCTCGTCGCTCCTCACCCTCATCGTCGTGCCGGTCATGTACACCTACATGGACGACCTGGCGCTGTGGCTCAGGCGAAAGTGGCGGGGTGAGGAGCAACGGAGTAACGGAGGGACAGGCATTTCATGA